The sequence TTAGATTATAAATAGATCTGGAATTGTACAATGAATTCTCCTTTTGAAGATGGGCTTTCAGAAGGACTTGTGTAAACCGGTCTTGTGGAGTATTGGGTAGTGATTTTTGCATGATGTCCATCAATAAACCAATTGGCTCCAACATCAAACTGAGAAGATGATTTATCAAAAGCTTCAAAGTTTTTATGAGTATAAGCCGCAAAAGGTTGTATTCTGATCTTTGGCTTTTCTGCCTGACTTGGTAACAGTAAACCAGCCTGTGCGTAGATAATATTGCCTGTTCCGATGGTGGGTTGTAGATTTCCTGGCCCTGCGATGGCTTTGTTGCCAATGAAATTAGGATCTGTTGCTGCAATATTCATTGTTCCCAGATTTCTTACATAGTTTGGGCCGAAATTGTAATTATAATATCCTGCGTAAGCTGAAACGGCCATTTTGTTTTTTGCTTCTCCTAAAGGAATATCTGCGAAAGCATCTACTGCGAAAAGAGTAATGTCGTGTTTTTCAACATTTGAATTTACGGAAGTTCTGGTGCCGTCTGCCTGATGATAAAACCCGGCTCCTACATTGAAAACCTTCTTTGTTCCCAAATAAGACCCTACTTTGAAAGGTAATGTGTTGGATTCCTCATCAAGAAATTGATATTCCACATATCCTGCTTTTGAGAAACTTGGATTTCCATTATTGTCTACAGCTACAGCTTTTGATGGATCGGTTGCATTGGCGGGAGCTAGATCTGTAGCAAAAGGTTTATTTAAACTAAAACGATACTCTAGTTTTCCGTATTTCCCCTTGGCGAACATTCCGATTTGTCTTCCAAACTGATCCGAATTATCAATTAATGGCCAGGAGAATACCGGAGAATCTACCGTAAGAAAATTAAGAGTGGAGGCCATGGTCATGCGGGAAAGTCCCATGTAGTAATGAAGTCCGGCTCCTA is a genomic window of Chryseobacterium nakagawai containing:
- a CDS encoding porin translates to MKKLLTFIGVALISGSMYSQGSPDYGSGLKINLNPEGDKFIRFILWDQLWLRNSAMNPGSMVGNEPTDNTWNLGNRRLRALTYAQISKRYMILLHFGINNQTFINGGAPGTSGTGGYGNGKKTQMFFHDAWNEYAVILPGEAGKFSLSLGAGLHYYMGLSRMTMASTLNFLTVDSPVFSWPLIDNSDQFGRQIGMFAKGKYGKLEYRFSLNKPFATDLAPANATDPSKAVAVDNNGNPSFSKAGYVEYQFLDEESNTLPFKVGSYLGTKKVFNVGAGFYHQADGTRTSVNSNVEKHDITLFAVDAFADIPLGEAKNKMAVSAYAGYYNYNFGPNYVRNLGTMNIAATDPNFIGNKAIAGPGNLQPTIGTGNIIYAQAGLLLPSQAEKPKIRIQPFAAYTHKNFEAFDKSSSQFDVGANWFIDGHHAKITTQYSTRPVYTSPSESPSSKGEFIVQFQIYL